In a genomic window of Bacillus sp. E(2018):
- the recX gene encoding recombination regulator RecX codes for MAVITRISAQQKNDERFNIFIQKGTKEEFAFSVDADVLIKFSLQKGMEIDEEEWESIIEEDQYRKAFNKALHYLSFRMRTAHEIEVYLEKKEVPESTIKRVLQKLSEYDFVNDQTFAKSLVRSRMNTSFKGPGMIRQELKKKGISDRNTEEALDQFSYEEQLEASITFIQKQFSSGKKRSEKEQKQRIAQQLQQKGYSWEVIEMAFQEAKISQSAEDEKEALLAYARKAHLKYKKYSGFEYESRMKKFLYSKGFDSGVISELLNGEELNDL; via the coding sequence ATGGCTGTTATAACAAGGATTTCTGCTCAGCAAAAAAACGACGAACGATTTAATATTTTTATCCAAAAAGGGACAAAAGAAGAATTTGCATTTAGCGTAGACGCAGATGTTTTAATAAAGTTTTCACTTCAAAAAGGTATGGAGATCGATGAAGAAGAATGGGAATCCATCATCGAAGAAGATCAATATCGAAAAGCATTTAATAAAGCTCTTCACTATTTATCTTTTCGAATGCGAACGGCTCATGAGATCGAGGTATATCTAGAAAAGAAGGAAGTTCCTGAATCCACGATCAAACGAGTTCTGCAAAAACTTTCAGAGTATGATTTTGTGAATGATCAAACCTTTGCAAAATCCCTTGTAAGAAGTCGTATGAACACATCATTTAAAGGACCAGGAATGATACGGCAGGAGCTGAAGAAAAAAGGAATCAGTGATCGTAACACGGAAGAGGCTCTCGATCAGTTCAGTTATGAGGAGCAACTAGAAGCGAGTATTACATTTATTCAAAAACAATTTTCAAGCGGAAAGAAACGTTCTGAGAAAGAACAGAAGCAGAGGATCGCTCAGCAGCTTCAGCAAAAAGGCTATTCGTGGGAAGTGATTGAAATGGCATTTCAAGAAGCAAAGATCAGTCAATCTGCCGAAGATGAAAAAGAAGCCTTGCTGGCATATGCTCGCAAAGCTCACCTTAAATACAAAAAGTACAGTGGCTTTGAATACGAGTCGCGCATGAAGAAATTTCTTTACAGCAAAGGCTTCGATTCTGGAGTAATTTCAGAACTTCTAAACGGGGAAGAACTTAACGATCTATAA
- a CDS encoding SDR family NAD(P)-dependent oxidoreductase, with amino-acid sequence MITLNKTVIITGGGSGLGLALAREYNKTYNVYLIGRNEQKLEQAVRSFAHSENKVSYKVCDVTNYEQTESMLQSIFESEHVHALINNAGIGIFEPLEDLLKTDITGMLETNVYGTIFPTKIAFPLFKKQGFGKVMNIISTAGLRGKVNESVYCASKFAVRGFTESLVKEWDGTDIYPTAVYMGGMDTPFWDDSNHIADRSRLKSSEQVASLIVEQDDNRPEIFIDR; translated from the coding sequence GTGATAACTTTGAATAAGACTGTCATTATTACGGGCGGCGGTTCTGGCTTAGGACTCGCACTAGCCCGCGAATATAACAAAACGTACAATGTATATCTCATTGGCCGCAATGAGCAAAAATTAGAACAAGCTGTTCGATCCTTTGCTCATAGCGAAAACAAAGTATCGTATAAAGTTTGTGATGTTACCAATTACGAACAAACAGAATCCATGCTTCAATCCATCTTCGAAAGCGAGCATGTTCACGCGTTAATCAACAATGCAGGCATTGGAATATTCGAACCGCTTGAAGACTTATTAAAAACAGATATCACTGGAATGCTTGAAACGAATGTTTATGGCACGATTTTTCCAACGAAGATTGCTTTCCCATTATTTAAAAAGCAGGGCTTCGGCAAGGTAATGAACATCATTTCCACAGCTGGATTACGCGGAAAGGTAAATGAATCTGTTTATTGTGCTTCTAAATTTGCCGTTAGAGGATTTACAGAAAGTCTCGTAAAGGAATGGGATGGAACTGATATCTATCCAACAGCGGTTTATATGGGCGGGATGGATACCCCTTTCTGGGATGATTCCAATCATATTGCAGATCGCTCTCGGTTAAAGTCTTCGGAGCAGGTTGCGTCACTAATCGTAGAACAGGACGACAACCGACCTGAAATTTTTATAGATCGTTAA